One genomic segment of Gemmatimonadaceae bacterium includes these proteins:
- a CDS encoding 3'-5' exonuclease gives MTSHGIQAHAEPSLLIDRAARYLAIGPADAVDLIGHVCNLPRAPRIVAEHMAVALLAGRRDFERDLMGRWLLSESTVVYSPRVAPAPPVTAVGWRKRGAPTPEPLAGLSYVVVDVETTGGSPPHDRITEFAAVVVRDGEIREVFETLVNPERSIPTFVTRLTNISWEMVRDAPKFADIAPRVREALEGNVFVAHNAQFDWKFVCSEMNRASGKSLIGRRLCTVKLARKLLPQLHRRSLDFVANYYGVEIRRRHRAGGDALATAHCLLRLLNDATERGCDTWHELDLLLGVRSARKRRRPSALPTSVTRDTTA, from the coding sequence ATGACATCTCATGGCATACAGGCGCACGCTGAGCCTTCGCTGCTGATTGACCGTGCTGCGCGCTATCTCGCAATCGGGCCCGCCGACGCGGTTGACCTTATCGGACATGTCTGCAACCTTCCCCGCGCGCCGCGCATCGTTGCGGAGCATATGGCCGTTGCCCTGCTCGCGGGAAGGCGTGACTTCGAGCGCGACCTGATGGGCCGATGGCTGCTGAGTGAAAGCACTGTTGTCTACAGTCCCCGCGTCGCGCCCGCACCTCCGGTGACGGCTGTTGGCTGGCGGAAGCGAGGCGCACCGACTCCGGAACCGCTGGCCGGTCTCTCCTACGTTGTCGTCGATGTCGAGACCACCGGAGGGAGCCCACCACACGACCGCATCACCGAATTCGCCGCAGTAGTGGTACGTGACGGTGAGATCCGCGAAGTCTTCGAAACGCTCGTCAACCCGGAGCGCTCCATTCCGACGTTCGTCACCCGGCTCACCAACATCAGCTGGGAAATGGTCAGAGATGCACCGAAGTTCGCCGACATTGCTCCCCGCGTGAGGGAAGCGCTCGAAGGCAATGTCTTCGTTGCCCACAATGCCCAGTTCGACTGGAAATTCGTCTGCTCCGAGATGAACCGGGCTTCGGGTAAATCGCTCATTGGCCGGCGACTGTGCACCGTCAAGCTCGCACGGAAACTTCTGCCTCAGCTTCACAGGAGGTCGCTCGATTTCGTGGCGAACTACTACGGCGTTGAAATCAGACGCAGGCATCGCGCGGGCGGCGATGCACTCGCCACCGCACATTGCCTGCTGCGTCTGCTGAACGACGCAACGGAGCGCGGCTGCGACACCTGGCACGAGCTCGACCTTCTGCTTGGCGTGCGGTCGGCACGCAAGCGCAGGAGGCCAAGCGCCCTTCCGACATCGGTGACAAGGGATACCACCGCGTGA